The genomic window AGGATAAATTCTTTTGACGATTGTGAAGAGGATTAACAGATAGGTGGCATAAACGAAAGGTTTATTCGTAAATGCGGAAGATAGGTGAAATATGAACACACTGATTTGGGGTCTTTAAATAATCAGAGCATCATTGGAGGTTGTTTGATTGGGTAACTATGTGTTAACTGAGCAACTGCCTAGTCCGGAGGTTTTCAATCGGCTCCGTTCAGCGGTGGGCTGGCCTAAATTAAATGAAAAATTACTTGAAAAAGCATTAAACGATTCTATATTTTCAATTTGTGCGCTGCTCGAAAACAGAACCATTGGGATGGGGCGGATTATTGGAGATGGTGCATTGTATTTTTATATCCAAGATTTAATTGTTCTTCCTGAGTGTCAAGGCATGGGGGTTGGATCGGCTATGCTGCAGCGACTTATGGAATTACTAGAAACGAAAACAAGCGAAGGATCGTTTGTGGGTTTAATGGCAGCCAGGGAAAGCGAAGCATTCTATAAGAAATTTGGTTTTATAGAACGTCCTAATGGCCATTTTGGTCCGGGTATGTGTAAGTACAAATAATCAGTTTTGGGCAGGTGTATTCATACATCACCTAACAACAGGCTAAACGGCGGACTTTGGGGAAGGTGTCTCGGGACGGCCCAACTTGCCTGTCGCCCTGGCTGTCACGCTTCTTGCGGTAAGTGGGGAAGGGATGCAGGAGCAACAATCGCGCCAGCCAGTTCGACAGACAAGTTCGTTTAGCCAATATGCGTTATGCGAAATGTCTTCGGGGCCTGGTAATCCTCTGGGGTCAAAAACCTGGCGCGTCAAACAGCTTTCTCTCATTTTAAAAAAACATATCGTTTTGATGTAGCTGAACCGGCCGACAGAGTGCTTCTTAACAGGCAGAAAGTGGCTGGTTCAGCAATGAAAGCTTTTTAAAAGGTGGCTGTTTGACGCTCGGCGTGCTACCTAATGACCGGCCCTGCCCGCCGGCTGGCTCCGGGGAAAAAGAGTTGCATGAATTGGGGCCATGCCAGCCG from Phosphitispora fastidiosa includes these protein-coding regions:
- a CDS encoding GNAT family N-acetyltransferase; translated protein: MGNYVLTEQLPSPEVFNRLRSAVGWPKLNEKLLEKALNDSIFSICALLENRTIGMGRIIGDGALYFYIQDLIVLPECQGMGVGSAMLQRLMELLETKTSEGSFVGLMAARESEAFYKKFGFIERPNGHFGPGMCKYK